A stretch of DNA from Candidatus Afararchaeum irisae:
CCATTACCAACACCAGCGTCTCTATCGGTAAAACAGTTCCCTAGACACTATGAGACGGGATCTTAGCCTGGTACTTCGACTAAGTAGTTACTTAGCCTGTTAGCTAAGAGATTTGACAGGGTATTTTTGGAGACATAGGAATTATAGCTGATTACCCACCCCTTCGTGACGAAGAAGTTTCAATCTCTTCTGAGTTTTCTAACCTTCTGAGACGCCGCAAACAGTAGAAAACCCAGAAGAGGGACTGAAACCCAAGAAGTTAAGCGTCGTATATTCCATCTCTTTTTCCGAAGTCGGTTACATATAGGACGTCTTTGGTCTTATCCCAGTCGACTAGGACGCGGTAATCCCCGACACGTATACGGTATCCTTCATCTCCTATGAGAGGTTTGAGATAGTGGTCAGGGTTCTCTGACACGTCCCGTATCTTTGACTTGACACGTTCTTTTTCATGGTCGTCGAGATCGTTGATTCGGTCGAGGACGGTCTCGGCTACGTGTACGTCTGTCATGACGCGTACGACTCAGACTTCTTCTAATGGTACGGTGTTACCTTCTTCTATGTCGTCACGCGCCTCCTCGACTCGTTTCTTAGCTTCTTCCGAGAGACGAGGTGCTACTTTAGCCCACCACACTACGGCACGAGCACCGGCTTGTTTTCTCCCGACAAGTCCGTCTTCCTTCATCTTTTTTAGCCTGTAGGTAACTGTACTCTTGGTTATTGGTAGTTCCTCAGCAAGCTCGGGTGCAGTCATAGGCTCTCCGGTTCGGTCGAATATTTTGAGTATATCTTGGTCTGTTACTTTCTTCTTGAATTTTCCTCCTTTACCTCGGGGTCTGTCGTTGTCTTCAGTCATATTTCCATCTTTGTAATGAGGCGAGTTAACCTTTCTGTACGTACCATGGTGGTACGTGTCGGAAGGCTTTATTTCGTAGAAGGGCAGCCGAGTAGGTGGAAAATACCGACAGATACGGTCTTGCCGGAATAGTCAGAACTCAGGTATATGACCCAACCGAAGAGTCCAACGGCTAATCTAATCGAAAGACGTAGAGATGAAACTTCTTAGAAACCGAAGTAAGAAGTACAGAGCCGAACTCAGCCCCAGTCCTCGTCTATGTCTACGTGAGTGAACTCCTTCGCGTCGTCTCCTGTGTAGTCGGCGACTATCTGCCCGTCACCCTCTATGTAGTACTTGTAGGTCGTGAGTCCGTCGAGACCCACGGGACCTCTCGCGTGTATCTTGCCGGTGCTGATACCGACCTCGGCGCCTAATCCGTACCTGTATCCGTCGCTGAACCGTGTCGAGGCGTTGTGGTAGACACTCGCCGAGTCGACCGACGTCATGAAGTCGTGTGCTGTCTCGTGGTTCTCGGTCACGACGGAGTCTGTGTGCTTCGATCCGTAGGTGTTGACGTGGTCGATAGCCTCGTCAGACGACCCTACGACCTTGACCGAGATTATGAGGTCGCCGTACTCAGTCGACCAGTCTTCGTCAGTCGCCTCCTTGGCGTCGATGACCTCGCGGGTCGCGTCGTCTCCTCTGACCTCGACGCCGGTCTCCTCGTACCTCTCGGCTATACGTGGCAGGAACTCTTCGGCGACGTCGCCGTGGACGAGGACTGTCTCGGCTGCGTTACACGCCGCGGGGTACTGTACCTTCGAGTCGTAGGCGATATTTACGGCGTCGTCGAGATCGGCTTCGTCGTCGACGTAGACGTGGCAGATGCCCTCGGTATGTCCTAAGACGGGTATCTTGGTGTTGTCCTGTATCATCTCGACGAACTCGGTGCTTCCCCTCGGCATAACGAGGTCTATCGAGTCGTTCATTCCGAGTATCGTCTCGACGTCCTCGCGCGCCTCGATTAGCTGTGCCCAGCCGTCGGGGACTAGATCCGGATCTACATTCTCAGTAGCGTCTCTTATGGCGTCGAAGAGTACCCTATTCGACTCCTTCGCCTCGCTTCCTCCCTTGAGTATCACCGAGTTACCCGAACGGAGACACAGAGACGCGATCTGAGGAAGTGCGTCGGGTCTCGACTCGAAGACAGAGCCGACGACTCCTATAGGAACTGTGACCTTGTAGAGGTCGAGATCTTCGTCGAGCTCTCTCGCGGAGGTCGTCTCGCCGAGAGGGTCTTCCTGTTCGGCGACGCTTCTCACCATCTCGGCTATCTCCTCGACCTTAGTCTCCGAGAGCTTGAGACGGTCGACGAGAACCTGACTGTACTCGCCCTTTTCGAGCATCTCCTCCGCCTCCTCGACGTCGACGGCGTTGGCTTCAAGTATCTCGTCTGTCCTCGCCTCTATCTCGTCGGCTATCGCCCTCAGAGCCTCTGCCCTGTCCTCGTCGGACGTCCTCGCGAGCCTGAGTGCGGCTTCCTCGGCTTCCTCGACCTTCTGTTCGGTGGGTACCTGTTGGCGTACTGTCATTGTTGTGTATTAGCTCTCTACCTGTGTATCCTTTTCCCTCTCATCCCTATACTACTCGTCGTTACCGTCTTCCTCGTCTCGGTTCACGGGGAGGAAGAGAGTCCCTACTACGTCGCCCTCGGCTATCCGTTCGAGGACGTCCTCTTCGGCTGACCCCGCGATCACGGCGGGAACCCCTCTCTCGTTGACCTTCCTCGCGCCGTCGACCTTCGTCTCTATGCCTCCGAATCCACCGCTCGAAGTCTCGTCTACGAGTTCACGTATCTCGTCGAAGTCCTCGCCGACCTCCCTGACTATCTCGGCGTCTGGGTTCTCCTTCGGGTTCTCGGTGTAGACTCCACCTACATCTGTGAGTGTGACGAGTAGGTCGGCGTCGACTCCCGTGGCGATAGACGACGAGATTATGTCGTTGTCGCCTATCTTGATCTCCTCGACAGCTATCGCGTCGTTCTCATTTATGATTGGTACGACACCCCAGTCGAAGAGTGTCTCGACCGTGTTTCTGAAGTTGGTGAACCTGTCGGTGTCGTTGAGATCCTCGTGAGTGATGAGTATCTGCGCGACCTCGACGCCGTACCTCTCGAAGCTCTCGGAGTACCGTCTCATGAGACGGCTCTGTCCTATCGTCGAGGCAGCCTGTATGTCCTCTATCGAGTCGGTGGGATGGTCGACACGTCCCTTTCCCGCGCCGACTGCGCCCGACGATACGAGTATGACCTCCTTTCCGCGTTCGACGAGATCCATGAGGTCGTCGACGAGCTTGTCGAGCTTCGAGTCATCGAGGTTAGAGTCTTCGTCTGTGAGCGAGTTGGTTCCCGCCTTGACGACGACCCTCTTCGCGTCGGCTGCGATACGTCTCGCCTCGTCGGCTTCCGTGTGTACCGTCGCTCCTCCGTCTGTACTCCTCGTTTTTTGTATATCGCTGTCTTGCATCTTATCTCACCCGTTCTGAATCTCGTCTGATATCTCGACGGATCGCTCCTCGGCTGCCTCTACGGCTTCCCCGACCTTCTGACTCACGTCGCTGTCACGCAGAACCTTCATTCCCTCGATAGTCGTGCCCCCGGGGGAACAGACCGCGTCTATGAGGTCTTCGAGGTCGCCGTCGTGTCTCATTACAGTCTCGGCGGCTCCCTTGAAGGTCTGTGCGGCGAGTCTCTCGGCGTCTTCGTCTTCGAAACCCGACTCGACACCCGCTTCTGCCATCGACTTTATGAGGTAGAAGACGAAGGCGGGTCCACTTCCGTTGATCGCAGTCGCGGCGTCCATCAGATCCTCATCTATCTCGACGAAGCTCCCGAGGTCGTCGAGGATACGACGGAGTTCGGGGGTCATACCGACGTTCGAGGCGACTGCCGCAGCCATCTCACGGCTCTCGGCTGCGAGGTTGGGCATCACCCTGTAGACCTTCGCATCGGTTCTGTCTTCGAGGTACTCAAGCCTGACTCCCGCGGCGAACGAGACTAGAGACTGGTCGGACGACAGGTCGAGCTCGTCGAGGACACCGCCGATGTCGCCGGGCTTTACCGAGAGAACGACTACCTTCGAGTCGCCCGCCTCGGATGTCTCTGTCGTAGTCTTAGTCGTCGACGCGTAAGCCTCGGCGTCTTCGAGCTTCGGTGGGTTCCTGTCACAGACAGTTACCGAGTAGCCACCGGCTTCTGAGAGTCCTTTTACGACTGCACTTCCCTGGTTTCCGTACCCTATGACGCTAACGCTAATATCTGAGGTCATGTTATGTTTGAGATCTGTATTAATTAGTTCAGAAGACCGCCTACCGAGGAAGACGGGGTCTTGGCAGGACGGGAGCATCCGAAGAAAGAGGAAGAGGGGGCACACGGCTCGGGAACAGAGAGACCGTTCGTCTAACTGTCCGTATCCAAGTCGCCGTGTCCGTCTGAGTCTGCATTTGACTCAGAGACGGCTCCTTGAGTTATAAGGCTTTTCGGTTCTCGTCTGTCGCACCGTACCGCACACGTATCGACCCGAATCCGTGTGTCGGCGTGCGTTTCGACTCTGTGTCAGAGACAGTCGTCGAGGTCGACGGGCTCCTCTGTTCTTATCCATGCGAGCGGGTTCTCAGTCTCGTAGAACATAGTGTCTCCCGACTCGGTCTCGTAAGACTCGACCTCTCTCCGGATGTCGTCTTCGGGTGCGTCTCTCGAATCGGAGCTATCGCGGTTATCGTTAAATCCCCCTACGGACATTCTTGTGATTCCCCCACGTCATAGATAGGCACGCCCCTATATAATCCTTGTGAACAGTTATCAGATCAGATCACTTGTACATCTTCTCGTCGAGATCCGGGAAGTCGATGTTCGAGTCGGCGAAGGCTCCCCTGACACGGCTCTCATAGAGGAGCATTCCGAGGTCGAGGACTGCCTGCGGAGGAACCCTGACGTCGTCGTCGAACGACGACTCGCTCCAGGAGTTGTACTCCTCGACCACGTCCATTGCGTCCTTGAGACTCCTGAGCATCAGCGACTTGTATCTGTCTTTCATTAGATCCGTTTAGCCGTCGGGAGCGTGACCTCCTCCCCGTCGTGAACGACGGGGCTTCCCGTACCGCAGCGGTGGGAGATTTGCTGGTTTGCAGACGCGTCGCATGACGAGCCTCCTGGCGGGGCCATGCCGCCGTTACTCCTATCTTGTGAAGGATTCGGAGTTACCGTGCGTGGGAATCCAGCGGTCCGAAGGGGATTCCTTCAGACGTAGATGCCCGAATCCGATATTATCCGTTTACGACGGCGGCAGGACCGCCTCGGTGTAGGTCATGCAACGGGCTGCAGAATAATAAATCTCGGGTTGCAGCATCGCTGTCGGGTGTTTCTCGGAGCGGACGCGATTCACTCCCGCCCTGCTCAGTCCTCGGTTCCGACTGAGCGTCGGAACGCTCGTCCTTCGCGGAAAGGGCGGGATTCTCTCGCTGAATCAAGATAGATAACTGTCGAATGCTTATCCAACACGGACGTGACGACAGGACTAAGGGCGACGTTCTCTTCGGTAAGAACAGACAGAGTGGTAAGATGGAAACCGATCTAACAGACAGTCAGACGAGGGTTCTCGAGGCCGTGTCCAAAGAAGGCGAGACGACTGTAGACGACCTCGCCGACGAGACGGGTCTAGGAAGAGGTCCTGTCGAACAGGCGGTCTTCGACCTACAGGGGCTGGGACTCGTCGAGGTCGACGAGGAGACCGAGGTCAGGTACGAACTCACCGACGAGGGGGAGGAGTACGCCGAAAACGAGCTTCCCGAGAGACGTCTCCACAGCTACCTCGTCGAGGAAGACGGTGCTGAGATGTCGGAGCTACAGGAGATCGACGGCTTCAACGTCGGAATAGGACATCTCAGGAGTAAGGGCTGGGCGGAGATAGACGACGGATTCGTAGAGCCAAAAGACGCACCCGAGGGCGACGACGAGAGAGGACTTGAGACTCTATCCTCGGGCGGGGAGATAGACGAGGAGAATGGCGAGGAGCTGGAGAGACGTGGTCTAGTCTCGGATAAGACGGTACGGACTGTCACAGTCGGTCTCACACGTGAGGGCGAGGAGGCTCTGAGCATGAGCGAGGTGGATTCGGGAGCCGAGAAGGTCGGAGAGCTGACACACGAGATGCTCGCGACGGGAGACTGGAGGGACAGGGAGTTCGCGTCGTACAACGTCGAGGCGGAGCCTCCGGAGGAGTTCGGAGGGCGCGAGCACATACTCAGACAGCTCGCAAACCGTGTCAAGGAGGTTCTGACGAGCATGGGGTTCAAGGAGATGGAAGGACCCCACGTCGACTCGGAGTTCTACATAAACGACTGTCTCTTCATGCCCCAGGATCATCCCGCGAGAACACACTGGGACAAGTTCAACATAGAAGATCCGAGCCATGTCTCCGACCTTCCGGATTTCGCCGACGATGTCGAGAGGATGCACCACGAGGGAGCCGAGGGAGGAGAGGGCTACCACTCCGACTGGGAGAGAGACGTCGCTCGGCGTCTCAACCTGAGGGGACACACGACTTCTCTGACGGTACGTTACCTCGCACAGGATCTCGAACCCCCACAGAGATTCTTCAGCGTCGACAAGGTCTACAGGAACGACACACTCGACCCGACTCATCTCCTCGAGTTCTACCAGATAGAGGGCTGGGTGATGGCACGTGACCTCTCAGTGCGTGACCTGATGGGAACCTTCGAGGAGTTCTACAACAGGTTCGGAATAGAGGAGATAGAGTTCAAGCCGCATTACAATCCCTATACGGAGCCGAGCTTCGAGATATTCGGCGAACATCCCGAGACGGGGGAGCTCATAGAGATAGGGAACTCGGGAATGTTCAGACGTGAGGTACTCGAACCCCACGGTATAGACGACGACGTCGAGGTCATCGCGTGGGGACTCGCTCTCGAACGTCTTCTGATGCTTATCTACGGATTCGAGGACATACGTGACGTACACGGAACACTCGCTGACCTGGAGCTTCTGAGGGAGGTGCCCGTACTATGGCAGTAATAGAGATAGAGATAGACGAACTGAGGAGACTTGTAGGGAGAGAGCTATCGAAAGACGAGGTCATAGACGACCTCTTCGAGCTGGGTGTAGAGTTCGAGTACGAGGAAGACGGCACTCTCGGATTCGAGGTAGTCCCCGACAGACCCGACCGTCTGAGCGTCGAGGGTCTCGCGCGGTCGCTGAGGTACGACTACGGGATAGACAAGGGTGTCTACGTCCCCGAGACGACCGAGGGCGACCTGACGGTACGTGTCGACGACTCCGTCTCGGAGGTACGTCCCTACGTTACCGCCGCGGTCGTGAGAGACGTCGATCTGAGCGGCGGCGTCTTGGACTCGATCATACAGCTTCAGGAGAAGCTACATTCGACAGTCGGAAGGAGACGCAACAAGGGTGCGATAGGAGTCCACGACCTCTCGATGATAAAGGGGAACGAGATACTCTATAAGGGGGTCGACCCCGACGGCGAGAGCTTCGTGCCTCTCGACATAGGCGAAGACGGCTCCGAAGAGAAGAACCTGAGAGAGATGACCCCGAGAGAGGTCATGGAAGACCATCCCGTAGGACGTGAGTACGCCTCTATACTCGAAGGACACGACCGTGTCCCCGCGATCTACGACAGCATAGGTCTCTTCTCGTTCCCGCCCGTCATAAACGGACAGAGGACACGCGTGACCGAGAGGACACGTGACCTTCTCATAGAGCTAACGGGAACCTACGAGTGGACTATCGACAAGATGCTCAACATACTCCTCTACGCGCTCGACGCGAGAGGGGGACAGATAGAGGAGGTCGAGGTCGTCTACGAGAACCAGCCGCGGCGTCTCAAGCCCGACCTCTCTACGAAGACGAAGTCGGTGACACACGACCGCATAGAGTCGGTTCTCGGAACAGAGTTCTCGGAGGACGAGGTCGTCGAGTACCTCGAAAGGTCGGGTATGGAGGCGACACCGAGAGACGACGGCTACGGTGTCAGAGTCCCGCCGTACAGAACCGACATCAAGCATCCCCTCGACGTCATAGACGACATAGGACGCGCCTACGGATTCAACTCGATGGAGCCGAGGTACCCCGACGTCTCGACGGTCGGTGAGCTATCCGACTCGACACGTATAGAGAACGCCGTCAGGAAGCAGTTAGTTGGGCTCGGCTTCCAGGATCTACTCAACTTCGTCCTCACGAGTCCCGAGTCGAACTACGACGGCATGCGTACCTCCGAAGGCGAAGGCGAAGGCGACGACGAGGTGGGATTCGAGGACTGTATACGGATAGAGAATCCCTACAGCGAGGACTACTCGATGATGAGAACGTGGCTGCTGCCGTCTGTCATCGAGGTTCTGTCGAACAACACCCACCGTGAGTATCCCCAGAACCTCTCTGAGATAGGAACAGTAGCCGAGAAGGACGAGACCGGCGAGACAGGTGTCCGTGAGACCAAACACGTCTCCGCGGTCGTCTGTGGAACCGAAGCCGGCTACGAGGCTGCGAAGGCTCGTCTCAACTCGCTCGTCGACGACTTCGGCTCCGACCTCGAAACACCCGCGACTCACCATCCCTCGTTCATAGACGGTAGATCCGCGAGCGTCGTGATCGACGGTGACGACGTAGGTGTGATAGGCGAGATACATCCCGAGATACTCGCCGAGAACGAGATTACGATGCCTGTGGCGGGATTCGAGTTCGAGTTAGACGCTCTGCGTTGATCGGTACTAACTAATACGCTCGACTCCGTCTTTGTCCTAATGAAAGTAGATGTAGCGGGAGTCGAGTTCGACAGCCCGGTTCTTCTCGCGTCGGGTATACTCGGCTCCACGGGAGAGTCGCTCAACCGTGTCCTGAGAGAGGGCGCGGGGGGTGTAGTGACTAAGAGCGTCGGAACCGAGGTGCGTAAGGGACATCCCGGACCCAACGTCTTCGCCGACGACTCGGGCGAGTACGCTCTCAACGCCGTCGGTCTCTCGAATCCCTCTAAGGAGTTCGACGACGAGGTCGAGAAGGTCGAAGGAACCACTGTCGTGAGCATATTCGGAGGCACAGCCGAGGAGTTCGCCGACCTGGCGTCACATTTCGAGGAGTACGCCGACTGCCTCGAACTCAACGTCTCGTGTCCCCACGCAGAGGGCTACGGTACTGACATAGGAGCCGACCCCGATCTGACACGCGATGTGACGGAGGCTGTCGTCGAGACGGTCGATGTTCCCGTCTGGGTCAAGCTCACCCCGAATGTCACTGACATAGCCGAGATAGGTCTATCCGCCGAGGAAGCGGGTGCCGACGCAGTCGTCGCTATAAACACAGTGGGAGCGATGGCGATAGACACTCAAACCGCGTATCCCATACTCGGAAACGGAGAGGGGGGAATGAGCGGCTCGGCTGTCAAGCCTATCGCTGTGAGATCTGTCTATGAGCTCTACGAGGCTCTCGATATTCCCATCGTGGGAGTCGGCGGGGTGTCGTCGCCCGACGACGCGATAGAGATGATGCTCGCTGGAGCGTCACTCGTCGAAGTGGGTACGGCGGTGAAAGACGACATCGGCGTCTTCGACGAGATAAGCCGAGGCATAGACGAGTACTCCGACGAGAAGGGCTGGAGCCACGACGAGATCGTCGGAAAGACACACGAGGTAGTCAAGGAGGCTGAGGAATGAGACCCATAGATCTCGAAGTTACCGAAGTTATCGAGGAGGGAGACGGAATAGCCACACTCAGATTCGACAGGGAGTTCGACGTCTCGGCGGGGAACTACGGCATGTTCTGGGTCAGAGGAGTCGACGAGGTTCCGATGAGCTTCTCGTACCCCGACGGCATCACGGTTAGGGCAATAGGAGAGACGACCCAAGCTATGACAGAGATGGAGGTCGGCGACTCGCTCGGCGTGAGAGGACCCTTCGGAGAGAGCTTCGACCTGCCCGACTCGGACTCAGGAGAGGTCGTGGTAGTCGGAGGCGGAACCGGAATGGCTCCAGTGGCTCTACTCACCGAGGAAGCGGCTCGTGAGGGTCTCGACGTCACGACTCTCATAGGCGCAGCGACTGCCGACGAAGTAGTCTTCGAACAGCGTCTCTCGTCGCTCGACGGCGTCGATGTTAGAGTGGCGACAGACGACGGAACGAAGGGGCACGAGGGATATGTGACTGAGCTTCTCGACGGCTACGACGCCGACGACGTAGATATGGTCGCGTCGTGTGGTCCCGAGCCGATGATGGCGAAGGTTCTCGAAAGATACGACGAGGAAGACGTCGAAGTTCGGTTCAGCCTCGAAAGGTACATGAAATGCGGGATAGGGATCTGTGGCTCGTGCTGTATCGACGACACGGGATCACGTGTCTGTGCTGACGGTCCAGTCTACGACGGAGACAGCCTGAGAGGCGGCGAGTTCGGAGTCTACCACCGCGACGCCGCGGGAAGGAAAGAAGAGTTTTGACCTTCGAGACTCGAAGAAGACAGTAATGCTGGAAGCACGTTTCGAGTTCGACGGCGAGGTGTACGAGGGCGTCGTAGTACAGGACGAGATTCTGACCGAGGACGCCGAGTTTCCGATAGGCGAAGTCGAGATACTCCCTCCGTCAGTCCCTTCGAAGGTCGTCGCCGTCGGA
This window harbors:
- a CDS encoding type II toxin-antitoxin system RelE/ParE family toxin, with protein sequence MTDVHVAETVLDRINDLDDHEKERVKSKIRDVSENPDHYLKPLIGDEGYRIRVGDYRVLVDWDKTKDVLYVTDFGKRDGIYDA
- a CDS encoding winged helix-turn-helix transcriptional regulator, which codes for MTEDNDRPRGKGGKFKKKVTDQDILKIFDRTGEPMTAPELAEELPITKSTVTYRLKKMKEDGLVGRKQAGARAVVWWAKVAPRLSEEAKKRVEEARDDIEEGNTVPLEEV
- a CDS encoding glutamate-5-semialdehyde dehydrogenase, translating into MTVRQQVPTEQKVEEAEEAALRLARTSDEDRAEALRAIADEIEARTDEILEANAVDVEEAEEMLEKGEYSQVLVDRLKLSETKVEEIAEMVRSVAEQEDPLGETTSARELDEDLDLYKVTVPIGVVGSVFESRPDALPQIASLCLRSGNSVILKGGSEAKESNRVLFDAIRDATENVDPDLVPDGWAQLIEAREDVETILGMNDSIDLVMPRGSTEFVEMIQDNTKIPVLGHTEGICHVYVDDEADLDDAVNIAYDSKVQYPAACNAAETVLVHGDVAEEFLPRIAERYEETGVEVRGDDATREVIDAKEATDEDWSTEYGDLIISVKVVGSSDEAIDHVNTYGSKHTDSVVTENHETAHDFMTSVDSASVYHNASTRFSDGYRYGLGAEVGISTGKIHARGPVGLDGLTTYKYYIEGDGQIVADYTGDDAKEFTHVDIDEDWG
- the proB gene encoding glutamate 5-kinase, whose product is MQDSDIQKTRSTDGGATVHTEADEARRIAADAKRVVVKAGTNSLTDEDSNLDDSKLDKLVDDLMDLVERGKEVILVSSGAVGAGKGRVDHPTDSIEDIQAASTIGQSRLMRRYSESFERYGVEVAQILITHEDLNDTDRFTNFRNTVETLFDWGVVPIINENDAIAVEEIKIGDNDIISSSIATGVDADLLVTLTDVGGVYTENPKENPDAEIVREVGEDFDEIRELVDETSSGGFGGIETKVDGARKVNERGVPAVIAGSAEEDVLERIAEGDVVGTLFLPVNRDEEDGNDE
- the proC gene encoding pyrroline-5-carboxylate reductase — encoded protein: MTSDISVSVIGYGNQGSAVVKGLSEAGGYSVTVCDRNPPKLEDAEAYASTTKTTTETSEAGDSKVVVLSVKPGDIGGVLDELDLSSDQSLVSFAAGVRLEYLEDRTDAKVYRVMPNLAAESREMAAAVASNVGMTPELRRILDDLGSFVEIDEDLMDAATAINGSGPAFVFYLIKSMAEAGVESGFEDEDAERLAAQTFKGAAETVMRHDGDLEDLIDAVCSPGGTTIEGMKVLRDSDVSQKVGEAVEAAEERSVEISDEIQNG
- a CDS encoding phenylalanine--tRNA ligase subunit alpha — its product is METDLTDSQTRVLEAVSKEGETTVDDLADETGLGRGPVEQAVFDLQGLGLVEVDEETEVRYELTDEGEEYAENELPERRLHSYLVEEDGAEMSELQEIDGFNVGIGHLRSKGWAEIDDGFVEPKDAPEGDDERGLETLSSGGEIDEENGEELERRGLVSDKTVRTVTVGLTREGEEALSMSEVDSGAEKVGELTHEMLATGDWRDREFASYNVEAEPPEEFGGREHILRQLANRVKEVLTSMGFKEMEGPHVDSEFYINDCLFMPQDHPARTHWDKFNIEDPSHVSDLPDFADDVERMHHEGAEGGEGYHSDWERDVARRLNLRGHTTSLTVRYLAQDLEPPQRFFSVDKVYRNDTLDPTHLLEFYQIEGWVMARDLSVRDLMGTFEEFYNRFGIEEIEFKPHYNPYTEPSFEIFGEHPETGELIEIGNSGMFRREVLEPHGIDDDVEVIAWGLALERLLMLIYGFEDIRDVHGTLADLELLREVPVLWQ
- the pheT gene encoding phenylalanine--tRNA ligase subunit beta; this translates as MAVIEIEIDELRRLVGRELSKDEVIDDLFELGVEFEYEEDGTLGFEVVPDRPDRLSVEGLARSLRYDYGIDKGVYVPETTEGDLTVRVDDSVSEVRPYVTAAVVRDVDLSGGVLDSIIQLQEKLHSTVGRRRNKGAIGVHDLSMIKGNEILYKGVDPDGESFVPLDIGEDGSEEKNLREMTPREVMEDHPVGREYASILEGHDRVPAIYDSIGLFSFPPVINGQRTRVTERTRDLLIELTGTYEWTIDKMLNILLYALDARGGQIEEVEVVYENQPRRLKPDLSTKTKSVTHDRIESVLGTEFSEDEVVEYLERSGMEATPRDDGYGVRVPPYRTDIKHPLDVIDDIGRAYGFNSMEPRYPDVSTVGELSDSTRIENAVRKQLVGLGFQDLLNFVLTSPESNYDGMRTSEGEGEGDDEVGFEDCIRIENPYSEDYSMMRTWLLPSVIEVLSNNTHREYPQNLSEIGTVAEKDETGETGVRETKHVSAVVCGTEAGYEAAKARLNSLVDDFGSDLETPATHHPSFIDGRSASVVIDGDDVGVIGEIHPEILAENEITMPVAGFEFELDALR
- a CDS encoding dihydroorotate dehydrogenase, yielding MKVDVAGVEFDSPVLLASGILGSTGESLNRVLREGAGGVVTKSVGTEVRKGHPGPNVFADDSGEYALNAVGLSNPSKEFDDEVEKVEGTTVVSIFGGTAEEFADLASHFEEYADCLELNVSCPHAEGYGTDIGADPDLTRDVTEAVVETVDVPVWVKLTPNVTDIAEIGLSAEEAGADAVVAINTVGAMAIDTQTAYPILGNGEGGMSGSAVKPIAVRSVYELYEALDIPIVGVGGVSSPDDAIEMMLAGASLVEVGTAVKDDIGVFDEISRGIDEYSDEKGWSHDEIVGKTHEVVKEAEE
- a CDS encoding dihydroorotate dehydrogenase electron transfer subunit produces the protein MRPIDLEVTEVIEEGDGIATLRFDREFDVSAGNYGMFWVRGVDEVPMSFSYPDGITVRAIGETTQAMTEMEVGDSLGVRGPFGESFDLPDSDSGEVVVVGGGTGMAPVALLTEEAAREGLDVTTLIGAATADEVVFEQRLSSLDGVDVRVATDDGTKGHEGYVTELLDGYDADDVDMVASCGPEPMMAKVLERYDEEDVEVRFSLERYMKCGIGICGSCCIDDTGSRVCADGPVYDGDSLRGGEFGVYHRDAAGRKEEF